Within the Mauremys reevesii isolate NIE-2019 linkage group 2, ASM1616193v1, whole genome shotgun sequence genome, the region CATTCTGGTAAAGTTAGTTCTATAATCCCacccacctacacacacacacacacacttttgtttttaaagacaaaGCTTaagttattaactacaaaagttaTGACGTTGCTAGCTAAGAAATATTTCACCTGCACAGGTGTTACTTTAACTATTAGCCCCATACAGAAACTAACTACAATTCAGAGATTAGCATAGTGATTCACCACTTTAAAATTGGAAGTTGAAAACCACAAAGCATTATTTAGACAGTACTTCAGGTGTCTTTTTAAAGTTCCTTTTGTAACTAGGAAAGATTTTCAACtgtttgaaaataattttttttagtcATTTTAGCAGCAGCAACCCATGCTTGACAGTACCCAATCTCCCAGTTATGTCAACTCAAGAGGTCCCGGCCAAagttacaaacattcaaattaatctcagctcttaaaaaacaaactaaaaacaaCTCGGTAAAATTGAGACCAGGGAAAAGGCTAACATaaggaaggagagggaagagTTTGCATGCTGCTTTCTTATCCCGCCCCCTCAAATGCCAGGAcaggacgggggcgggggaaatATTCCTGGGGTTCTTGTCTCTCTCCCAGTCCCGAAGGGGATTCTGCTTTGCGTCAGTTCCCCTCCCTTTCAGAAAATGTGGAAAGCGTTGGCTGTGTGAAtcagtctctctcctccctctagTACAGGGTGCGGGTGGATTTCACTCTGTATTACACGCGTCCCTCTTTTCTGGGATCTGGGGAGGGAGCCTAAGGGGAGGATGGAAgttggaggaggggggggggggttgctgcgTGTTTCCATCAGCCACTATTCTCCTTCCCACACGCGCACGGCGCCCACGCACCGAGGCGCACAGCAGCCCCACccgctgtccagggccgctccccCTCCCATACCTGGTAGTATCTCTGGGAGCCCCGCGGCGAGGACTTGTATTGCTGCGGCGGACGCTGCTGGGCCGCGGCCGGGGACACGTTGCCGTAGGGAGCCGAGTACCTGGGGCTGGCACTGTGCGGCCTGCGCGGGCTCTGACCCCCCGGGGACGGGCTCCCGAACCGCCCGCCGCCGCCACCGTGGAAGCCGTGGCCTCGGGGCGAGTAGGGCCGGTGGCCGTAGGGCGGCGTGTGGTGGGGGCTCCCGTAGCCCCGCGGGGAAGGCGGCACAGGGCCCCCGCCGGAGGGAGGGCTCCGAAACCCGCCGCCCCAGGGCCCCCCGCCCGGGTACGGAGGCGTGGGGGGGCGGAAGCTCTGTCGGTGCATGGCCCCGTTCCGGCTCCCGCGGCGGCCTCGCAGCCCCGAGCCGGGAAACGAACGGAAAGTGCGCAACCGCCTCGGCTAAGCACCAGCGACACGGCGCGTGCGCGGCGTGCTGCGACGCTGCTCGCTGGGGCCCGACGCGCCCTGTGCCGCGGCCAGGAGGTTCCGGGTTCGGCGGTTCCGGGGAGGGGGAACAGAATGCACGACACCAGCGTCCCCCCCAGCATCATTGAGGGCACTCTGGGCACCGGGgtccctggggaggaggaggcaccCAGACATGGTGCCGCACAGCGGGGCGGGCAAGGTTTGGCTGAAGACGCCGAAGGTGAAGCCCTCCTCTGAGGAGAAGGCCCCTCGTGTTCTCGCTGCTGGCTCCGCATGGACGGCGAAGTCCCATCCCCAAAGCAGACTGTAGTCATTAACCCGCCTTGGGTTCCAGGCAGGGTAGTGCCTTGTGGCTGGGCCTACCCGACACTCCCCCCACCTGTGTTTGATCAATTCGAATAAATATATAAACATCCGAGGCACTTAGATCAGCCCCTGTTTTGAACAGATTTAGGAAGGAAAAGGGACcagagggagagctccctggCTTGGGTAAGCATCACTACTCTGGCTTCTCCTTGGCTGGTGCACTGAGAACTTCCCCCCTCCTGTTTCAATCTACTTTAACCACTGGTTCAAAATATGATCCCATCTTCCCTAGTGGGTTTCCTCAGGCTTGGTGCCACTTGATGGCTCTTAAGGATTACTTTCTCCTACTACGACTCAGGTACCCTCCTCTCTGGTCTTTTGACTGCACAGATCAGCTTGTTGTTTTTAAAGTGATAGTCTTACCAGTGCAACCCAATCTTCACAGTATTTATCCTTGTCCTTTCAGACATGTTTTGAttagtgaaatagttaacaatattGACATTTAAATTATACTGGGAATCTGAGGTGTGAACTACCCCCACTGAGGTGAATGGGGCTGCTCCCAcatcag harbors:
- the LOC120398458 gene encoding M-phase-specific PLK1-interacting protein — encoded protein: MHRQSFRPPTPPYPGGGPWGGGFRSPPSGGGPVPPSPRGYGSPHHTPPYGHRPYSPRGHGFHGGGGGRFGSPSPGGQSPRRPHSASPRYSAPYGNVSPAAAQQRPPQQYKSSPRGSQRYYQGSPRTSTPFGTARGRGKRVSNDVENYYRPSMLEDPWAGLEPVSVTDINQQYSSEQTTYTGKKGRYFS